CGCGACGTTACCGAGTATCAGTCCTTGAAGTCCTCGCCGAAACCGACGGCCTCAAGCCACCAGGTGGGGTATCCTACGGACTGCTGTTTCCCCTCGGGGGTCATTACATAGCCGTCATAGTACTTTCCGACCAGCTTCCAGGCAAGGCCCCACATGGCGTTCTGAACCTTCTCCATGTTGCCGTAGGTGTAATCGGTGAGGTAGGCGACGGCCTTCTTGGGATCCTTCTTGTAAAGGTCGACGGCTTCCTTCTCTACGGCGTTCTGCTGCATGAAGAACTCCTTCTCCCACTTCTGCTGTTCGGCGTTGACGTCCTTGATCATAGAATCCCAGCGAAGCTGAGCCCAGTTGTTGATGAAGTTGAACGCCCACCAGGCGGAGTTGGGATCGAACTCGTGGCGTTTGCCCTCGCTCCAACCGGCAGGGACCTTGGTCACGCCGCAGTAGAGAGGTACGTATACCGTGGTGTCAGGAGAGTCCTGTCCGAACCACAGCACTCCACCTACGGGATCGGGAAGCCACTCACGGCTCTGGGACACGAAACTGTAGGAGCAGCGGAACATGGAGATGGCTCTGGGCCAGTCCTTATCCTTTTTGCCCTCGGGACGGACGTCCTTGGGGGTGGGCCAACGATGGGGGTTGCCGAAAGGTCCGGCAGCCATGCCCTTGGTGAGATCGTAGTCGGTTCCCTCAAGGTGATCCCTGAACACGGCCATGATATCCTTAACCGCGACCTTCTTGTCGGGCTTCACGGAGAAGGGATAGTGACTCTTCTGGGAGGTAAGCTCGAAGTTCTTCGAGGGAGCCAGGAGGCTGAAGGCCCTCCATTCGCGGATGGACTGGTAATGATCCGATCCGTAGGGGTTGGGGTTGTAAGCCTCGGAGAAGTTGAAGGGGGTGCCGGATTTCCACCAACCCATTTCCTTGGCCAGATCGGTTACGTTGGAGGAATACATGAAATTATCCTTATCCTCGAAGTCGATGACGCCGATACGGGAGCGGTTGGAGCAGACGACCACGTGCTCGTCCGGAACCCTGCGGGCGGCCCAGATTGCGCCGGGCTTGCCGCTATCCTTGTTCCAGAGCATCCCGGGACCACAGATGTCGAATACCCAGAGCTCCTTGGTATCGGCGATGATGAGGGTCTCTCCTCCATCGCCGTAGCCGTATTTCTCGGCCAGCTCGCCCATGACCTTGATCGCCTCTCTGGCGGTCTTGGCCCTCTGAAGTCCGAAGATCTCGAGGGTCTCGATCCAGAAGGCGCCGTCCTTTGCGTAGAGCTCGTCACGACCGCTCCAGGTATCCTCGCCGAAAACGAGCTGATGCTCGTTCATGAAAGGATAGCCTATGTGAAAATAGGTATAGGTCTTCTCGACCTGGGGAATGTCCAGAACCTTCTTGAGAGGCCTGGTGGGCTGGGTCCCGTGGCAGACGTCCTGGTAGACCGGTGTGGTGGCACCGTCCTCGAAGGTCTGTCCAGGGATTATCTGAATCCTGTTGTCGTACCATCCATCGCAGGTATGGCTGGTAATTACCGAACCGTCCACGGTGGCGTTACGACCTGCTCCGATAGGAGAACAGGCCAGGGCCGCAGAGGCCATAAAGGTACCGGCCAAACCAAGAAGCAGGCTTTTTACCAAAGCTTTCTTCATAAAAAAACACCCTCCTCGCACACTACATACCGAGATGTCTCCGGTACGTCTCGATCTCGACACCCCTCCGCACCGTCCAAAATAGGATGCCATTGGACCTATCTATCATTGTACGGGAAAGCCGCGAGGAAGGACAGAATAATAAAAATTTATGGCAGAAATTGTACTATTTTGTTCACGAAAAAAGGCCCTTGAAGTACCTCTATCGGATCAGCTCGTACTTGTTTATAGGCCTTCCGACCTCCTGGTACTCCCTCTCCATCACAGCCTTATCGGAGGCGACCAGATACTCGAGATATCTTCTGGCCGTTATCCTGGAGACCCCTATGGCATCGGCGGTTTCCACCGACGAAAGAGGCTTGTCAACCTTGGTAAGCAAGGCTTCCACCTTTTCCAGGACATTGGGATTCAACCCCTTGGGCAGCACGGTCTGCACGTTTTTCTTATTTCGCGCCAACAGAAGATTGTCTATGTCCTGCTGGTCCACCTGGTTGGGCCCCTCGGTCAATCGATGAACCACCTGGCGGAAGGCCTGAAGGGCCGCCTTCATCCTATCGAAGGCGAAGGGCTTGACTATATAGTCGAAAGCGCCAGCCTGAAGGGTTTTGTTCACCGTAGCCTTATCCCTGGAAGCGGAGATTATGATGACGTCCACATTGCTGCCACTCTCCCTTATTCTCTCGAGCGTCCCCAGACCGTCCAATCCGGGAAGAAATATATCCAATATAACCAGACGGACCGGTCTTTTTCGGAGGAAATCCAGGGCTTTGAGCCCGTTGTCCACCATGCCGACCACTCGGAATCCATCCACCGAGTTGACGTAGTTTTGATGTATATCGGCTACCATAGGATCGTCCTCTACTACCAGGACATCTATATAATCCATGCTCAGATACCTCCGTTAGGTAAAGTCACTATAAACTCGGTGAATCCCCCCGAAACATAATCTACCGAGAGATCACCGCCCATGGCGTCCACCAGTTTTTTAACGTTGTAGAGCCCGAACCCTGAGGGACGGCTCTTGGTCTTGGTGGAGAAGCCCTTGTCGAACATACGGGACTCTATATCGTGAGTGAGTGTACCACCGTTGTCCTCGACGCTTATCATAATCCGGTTGGACTCGTCGAATATGGCAAAATCGATTCTGGGATTATCGACTCCCGAGGAAAGCACCGCCTCCATGCCGTTCTCCAGCAGGTTGCCTATTATCACCACCATGGCCTGATCGCTTATGCCGACGCATTCGCCACAGTAGCTGTCCGGATCTATACGTATCTCTATGCCAAGCTCCCGGCATCTCCCTACTTTTCCTATTACGATTCCTCCTACGGCGGGGTTTTTTATGTTCTCCGATATGAAGGACGTAGTAGAGCTTTCCGGGTTCGTCTCGGACGTTATGAACTCGATGGCCTTCTCGTGTCTTCCCATCTGGATCAAGCCCGCTATAGCCTGCAATTTGTTCTGAAATTCGTGGTTCTGAACCCTCAGGGACTCTACGTACATCCTGACACCGGTTATCTCCTCCGCCAAAGCGTGCATCTCCGTCATATCCCTGAAAGTGGCTATAGCTCCGTATACCACGCCTCTGTACACCACGGGGGCCTTGTTGCCTATCACCAAAGTTCCTCTCAAGTTCTGCTCCAGGTCAAAGACGGGCTCCTCTGTCTCCAGTACCTTGACCAGATCGACGTCGGGAACGACCTCTTCGGCCGGTTTTCCCACCACCTCCAGGCCAACGGCCAAAAGTTCCTGAGCGACCTTGTTGATCATGGACACCCTGCCGTCTTTGTCCACGGCGACTATCCCATCTCTTATAAAGTCCAGGATCTTCTCCCTCTCGCCGGAGATCCGAACGACCTCTCTCTTGAGCATGACGTTCCAACCGACTATCGTGGCCAGTATAGCCAAAAAGAGGCCGCCTATCTTCATCAGGGTATCCCTGTCGACGATAGGTCCGTCGTAACCTCCGAACCACTTGCCAACCAGCCTTCGATATGTACCGTTCTGTCTGAGGGTCTCGAAGGCCTTGCCCAACCTTATGGCTAGTTCAGAGTCGCCTCTGGTCACGACCATCCCCTTCTCCAACGTGAACACAGGAGGGGAGATGTACTCCAGATTGCGGACCCCCATCTCCTTCCAAAGGTAGAGCCCCTGATAGGTTCCCACCAGAGCTCCGGGATAGAGACCGGACGAAACCATTCTGACAGCCTCGTCCAGGGTCTTTACCGAAACCACCCTCGATGTGAGCCCACCGGAGGTCAGAAACGCCAATCCTGCTCCGTTCTTCTCGACGACCAAAGGTTTTTCCCTGAGATCCCTTATGGACTCCACCCCTCCCTCTTTCCGAACGAGACAGGAATAGGGCTCCTCAGCTATGGGAAAGGAAAAACAGATATCCCAGACATCCTTGCCCGATATTCCCTGGGTCGGCAATTTCAAGGGATTGGTTCCGCCTAGCTCCGAAGGATCGACGTTGTATACTTGCATATAGGAAAAGGGTTCCACGTCCCTGGGAACAGGATGAGGTGTCCCCAGCACGACGTCTATGCGGCTTCTGTGCATCGATTGACGAAGATCCTCCCAGTTTCCGATCCGAAGACTGATCCTCATATTTTCAACCGAGGCGATCTCCTTCATGAGGTCGACGAAGAATCCGGAAGGAGGGGCCCCTTTCTCCTCCACCAAAAAAGGAGGGGCGGCGGGAAGGCAGAGGACGTGTACGGTCCGTCCGACCCCCTCTATCAAGGTCGGTTCTTCGAAGGCAAAGGCCGCAGAGGTCCAGCACAACCAGAGGATCGATGCCAAGATCGGCAAAACCCTCGTCATCACCAGAACTTGTTCCCGTTGTACTTGGCGATGAGCTCCCGGCACAACCTCCAGTAACCGTCTCGAACTCCCTTCATCCTGTCGACGGTAAGCTCCGTCAGGTAGGATGAACACCTTTCCGGAGATCTCTCGTAAAGTTCCATGGCCTCCTTATCGACGTGGGGAATAGACCCCATAAAACTCTTTTCCAGAGGGTTTCTGAACAAAACCAGGTCTTTTATAGCTCTCTGATATCTTCTGTTTACCAGGTCGCTGGCCAGACTGACACACCAACGGGCCGAGGCGGGATCGAAGAAATCGGCTTCGAAAGTACACCAGCTGTCGGCGGTATCGGTCACTCCGGCGTATATGGGAACGTAGCAGGAGAAAAGAGGCAATCCCATGCCGAACCACATAATCCCCCCGACGGGATCGGGCAACCAGCCTCTGTTCTGAGCGACGAAGCTGTAGGAGGTCCTGGCTGCTATAGGTCTGGAATAGGGTATATTCAACAGAGACCTGGTAGCTCTATCGGGCACAGGGGTGGCCAACTCGCTCTTTACGAGCTCCCCGTTTACCCCTGGGACAAGCCAGGCCTGGTTGTCCTCCATGGAAAAAGGGGTATCGTCCAATCTGGAACGGAAAATATCGAATACATCCGATACAGAGATCGGCCTCTCCGGCTTAAAGGAGAAAGGATACGATCGAAGCTCTCCGTAAGGATCCCAACGAGTAGAGGGAACCAGATCGGAATAGATGCAGAAAAGCCTGCTTCTCACCCACATTGAGGACGGGGACCACGGTCCGTAGCCGGGGGAGTATATCTCCGTCCAGTTGAAGGGCTCGTCCGAGGCGGGATCGAACCATCCGTTGCTCACCGCCGGATCCATGTAGTTTTCGGAGACCATAAAACGTTCGGCGTCGTCGGGATCGACTACGCCTATCCTACTGGCGTTGGCTATGACAGCTACGTGGTCATCCGGCACTCTCCTGGCCGCCCAGATGGCTCCGGGACGGCCGGAATCGGGACTCCAATCGTATCCGACGCTCATTATCTCCAATATCCATATCTCGTCGGTGTCCGCTATGGCAAGGGACTCCCCCTCGTTGGCACAGGACCCCAGAAAACCGTATCTCTCGGCCATCTCGCCGATAAGCCTTACGGCGTCTCGAGCGGTCCTAGTTCTCTGAAGAGCCAGTATGGACAGCTGTTCTACCGTCATTACGGATTTCGTATCGGGATAGAAGGCCTTGAGCTCGTCCTTCTGCCCTATGGTGGACTCCGCTATGGCTAGTTGGTGTTCGTTGTAGCTGGAGTAGCCCGTCCTGAAGTATCCGTATGTCCTCTCAACCTCGGGGATCTCGGCTATCTTGACCGGTTTTCTGTCGTCCTCCCCTAAAAGGTTTAAGTATATCGGCGTAGATTCATCCGGGCCATGTTTCTTTCCCGGAACGTATCTGATGTCGGAATCGTACCATCCGTCGGCGGTCTGGGAGGCTATCACGGAACCGTCCACGGTAGCGTCCTTTCCGGCAACCACGACGGTACATCCGAAAGCAGCGTAATTACAGACTAAAGACAGCCAGACCACCATTGCGATCTTGCAATATCTCATCGTAACTCCTCCTTTCCCCCTACACAGCCTTATGATACCATCCAGTTTTACAAGGTTCATTGGTCCTCGTTTTGAATATGCGATAAAATAGGTCCGTCACGACCTGCCCTTCATGAGGCGGGACATCGAAGGGAGAGAAAGTTTATGGATATGCCTGTTCT
This genomic stretch from Dethiosulfovibrio faecalis harbors:
- a CDS encoding dipeptidase encodes the protein MKKALVKSLLLGLAGTFMASAALACSPIGAGRNATVDGSVITSHTCDGWYDNRIQIIPGQTFEDGATTPVYQDVCHGTQPTRPLKKVLDIPQVEKTYTYFHIGYPFMNEHQLVFGEDTWSGRDELYAKDGAFWIETLEIFGLQRAKTAREAIKVMGELAEKYGYGDGGETLIIADTKELWVFDICGPGMLWNKDSGKPGAIWAARRVPDEHVVVCSNRSRIGVIDFEDKDNFMYSSNVTDLAKEMGWWKSGTPFNFSEAYNPNPYGSDHYQSIREWRAFSLLAPSKNFELTSQKSHYPFSVKPDKKVAVKDIMAVFRDHLEGTDYDLTKGMAAGPFGNPHRWPTPKDVRPEGKKDKDWPRAISMFRCSYSFVSQSREWLPDPVGGVLWFGQDSPDTTVYVPLYCGVTKVPAGWSEGKRHEFDPNSAWWAFNFINNWAQLRWDSMIKDVNAEQQKWEKEFFMQQNAVEKEAVDLYKKDPKKAVAYLTDYTYGNMEKVQNAMWGLAWKLVGKYYDGYVMTPEGKQQSVGYPTWWLEAVGFGEDFKD
- a CDS encoding response regulator translates to MDYIDVLVVEDDPMVADIHQNYVNSVDGFRVVGMVDNGLKALDFLRKRPVRLVILDIFLPGLDGLGTLERIRESGSNVDVIIISASRDKATVNKTLQAGAFDYIVKPFAFDRMKAALQAFRQVVHRLTEGPNQVDQQDIDNLLLARNKKNVQTVLPKGLNPNVLEKVEALLTKVDKPLSSVETADAIGVSRITARRYLEYLVASDKAVMEREYQEVGRPINKYELIR
- a CDS encoding ATP-binding protein, yielding MTRVLPILASILWLCWTSAAFAFEEPTLIEGVGRTVHVLCLPAAPPFLVEEKGAPPSGFFVDLMKEIASVENMRISLRIGNWEDLRQSMHRSRIDVVLGTPHPVPRDVEPFSYMQVYNVDPSELGGTNPLKLPTQGISGKDVWDICFSFPIAEEPYSCLVRKEGGVESIRDLREKPLVVEKNGAGLAFLTSGGLTSRVVSVKTLDEAVRMVSSGLYPGALVGTYQGLYLWKEMGVRNLEYISPPVFTLEKGMVVTRGDSELAIRLGKAFETLRQNGTYRRLVGKWFGGYDGPIVDRDTLMKIGGLFLAILATIVGWNVMLKREVVRISGEREKILDFIRDGIVAVDKDGRVSMINKVAQELLAVGLEVVGKPAEEVVPDVDLVKVLETEEPVFDLEQNLRGTLVIGNKAPVVYRGVVYGAIATFRDMTEMHALAEEITGVRMYVESLRVQNHEFQNKLQAIAGLIQMGRHEKAIEFITSETNPESSTTSFISENIKNPAVGGIVIGKVGRCRELGIEIRIDPDSYCGECVGISDQAMVVIIGNLLENGMEAVLSSGVDNPRIDFAIFDESNRIMISVEDNGGTLTHDIESRMFDKGFSTKTKSRPSGFGLYNVKKLVDAMGGDLSVDYVSGGFTEFIVTLPNGGI
- a CDS encoding dipeptidase, translated to MRYCKIAMVVWLSLVCNYAAFGCTVVVAGKDATVDGSVIASQTADGWYDSDIRYVPGKKHGPDESTPIYLNLLGEDDRKPVKIAEIPEVERTYGYFRTGYSSYNEHQLAIAESTIGQKDELKAFYPDTKSVMTVEQLSILALQRTRTARDAVRLIGEMAERYGFLGSCANEGESLAIADTDEIWILEIMSVGYDWSPDSGRPGAIWAARRVPDDHVAVIANASRIGVVDPDDAERFMVSENYMDPAVSNGWFDPASDEPFNWTEIYSPGYGPWSPSSMWVRSRLFCIYSDLVPSTRWDPYGELRSYPFSFKPERPISVSDVFDIFRSRLDDTPFSMEDNQAWLVPGVNGELVKSELATPVPDRATRSLLNIPYSRPIAARTSYSFVAQNRGWLPDPVGGIMWFGMGLPLFSCYVPIYAGVTDTADSWCTFEADFFDPASARWCVSLASDLVNRRYQRAIKDLVLFRNPLEKSFMGSIPHVDKEAMELYERSPERCSSYLTELTVDRMKGVRDGYWRLCRELIAKYNGNKFW